A single genomic interval of Cucumis sativus cultivar 9930 chromosome 5, Cucumber_9930_V3, whole genome shotgun sequence harbors:
- the LOC101206954 gene encoding probable acyl-activating enzyme 5, peroxisomal, with protein MYRGEKQINNHTTTSLSLPISMEHLKPTPANSSPLTPIGFLERASLIYADSPSIIYSSTTFTWSQTYRRCLRLASSLSSIGIHKGHVVSVIAPNTPPMYELQFAVPMAGAILSCINLRLDARTISVQLRHSESKLLFVDQASSGLISDALALFPPEAKRPLLVLISDDAAVEDSASSVAIGGDVVDLYEDMVQKGDPEFRWIRPVSEWDPIVMNYTSGTTSSPKGVVHSHRGIFTVTLDSLIEWGVPKHSVYLWTLPMFHANGWSFPFAIAAVGGTNICIRKFDAALIFSLINRHHVTHMCGAPVVLNMLTNSPNNRPLERPVKILTAGAPPPAAVLLRTESLGFDVSHGYGLTETGGLVIFCSWKLEWNQLPATERARLKARQGVRTLAMAEADVLDSGTGKRVQRDGVSIGEIVIRGGSMMLGYFKDPEATKKAMTEEGWFFTGDVGVMHPDGYLEIKDRSKDVIISGGENLSSVEVESVLYTNPAVNEAAVVARPDEFWGETPCAFVSLREGLTRVPTEEEIIEYCKGKLAGFMVPKTVVFMEQLPKTSTGKIQKFLLREMAKSMGCSPKSRL; from the coding sequence ATGTACAGAGGAGAGAAACAGATCAACAATCATACGACCACATCTCTCTCCCTACCAATTTCAATGGAACATTTGAAGCCAACTCCTGCTAATTCCTCTCCCCTGACTCCAATTGGTTTTCTTGAAAGAGCTTCTCTCATCTATGCTGATTCTCCCTCCATCATCTACAGCTCCACCACCTTTACTTGGTCCCAAACCTACCGCCGATGTCTTCGACTCgcttcctctctttcttccaTTGGTATTCACAAAGGTCATGTTGTTTCTGTTATCGCTCCCAACACTCCCCCCATGTACGAGCTTCAGTTTGCTGTTCCCATGGCTGGTGCCATCCTTAGCTGTATCAATCTTCGCCTTGATGCTCGAACTATCTCTGTTCAACTGCGCCACAGTGAGTCCAAGCTTCTCTTCGTTGATCAAGCCTCTTCTGGCTTAATTTCTGATGCCTTGGCCTTGTTTCCGCCTGAGGCGAAACGACCCTTGCTTGTTCTCATATCTGATGATGCTGCTGTTGAGGATTCGGCGTCGTCTGTTGCGATTGGAGGCGATGTTGTTGATTTGTATGAGGACATGGTTCAGAAAGGGGATCCTGAGTTTCGATGGATACGGCCGGTGAGTGAGTGGGATCCGATCGTTATGAACTACACTTCTGGAACTACGTCATCGCCAAAGGGAGTGGTTCATAGTCATAGAGGAATTTTTACGGTGACGCTTGATTCACTTATCGAATGGGGCGTTCCTAAGCATTCGGTTTATTTATGGACCTTACCGATGTTTCATGCTAATGGATGGAGTTTCCCTTTTGCAATTGCTGCTGTCGGAGGCACAAATATTTGCATTAGAAAATTCGACGCAGCCTTAATCTTTTCTTTGATTAATCGCCATCATGTGACACACATGTGTGGAGCTCCAGTGGTGCTCAACATGCTAACTAACTCCCCTAACAATCGACCACTTGAACGACCAGTTAAGATTCTCACCGCCGGAGCGCCACCTCCTGCAGCAGTTCTATTACGAACAGAGTCATTGGGGTTTGACGTTAGCCATGGGTACGGATTGACAGAGACCGGGGGGTTGGTAATATTTTGTTCGTGGAAGTTAGAATGGAATCAATTGCCGGCGACGGAGCGTGCACGATTGAAGGCACGACAAGGGGTGCGAACTCTAGCAATGGCAGAGGCAGATGTGTTGGATTCAGGGACTGGAAAAAGAGTACAAAGAGACGGAGTTTCAATTGGAGAGATTGTTATAAGAGGGGGATCAATGATGCTTGGGTATTTTAAAGACCCGGAAGCAACTAAAAAAGCAATGACAGAGGAGGGGTGGTTCTTCACGGGAGATGTTGGGGTGATGCATCCAGATGGGTATTTGGAGATAAAGGACAGATCGAAGGATGTGATTATAAGTGGTGGAGAGAATTTGAGTAGTGTGGAAGTGGAATCAGTTCTGTACACGAATCCAGCAGTGAATGAGGCAGCGGTGGTGGCGCGGCCAGATGAGTTCTGGGGAGAGACCCCATGTGCATTTGTGAGCCTGAGAGAAGGACTGACTCGGGTGCCTACAGAGGAGGAAATTATTGAGTATTGTAAAGGAAAGTTAGCAGGGTTTATGGTGCCAAAGACGGTGGTTTTCATGGAGCAGTTGCCGAAGACCTCAACTGGAAAGATCCAGAAGTTTTTATTAAGAGAAATGGCTAAGTCAATGGGATGTTCACCAAAAAGCCGGTTGTAG